From one Nycticebus coucang isolate mNycCou1 chromosome 14, mNycCou1.pri, whole genome shotgun sequence genomic stretch:
- the NDUFS8 gene encoding NADH dehydrogenase [ubiquinone] iron-sulfur protein 8, mitochondrial yields the protein MRCLTTPLLLRALAQATSTGYPNGRSLHSSTVAATYKYVNMQEPEMDMRAATDRAARTLLWTELIRGLGMTLSYLFREPATINYPFEKGPLSPRFRGEHALRRYPSGEERCIACKLCEAICPAQAITIEAEPRADGSRRTTRYDIDMTKCIYCGFCQEACPVDAIVEGPNFEFSTETHEELLYNKEKLLNNGDKWEAEIAANIQADYLYR from the exons ATGCGCTGCCTGACCACACCCTTGCTCCTGCGGGCCCTGGCCCAAGCTACAAGTACAG GATATCCCAATGGCCGGAGCCTACACAGCAGCACAGTGGCAGCCACCTACA AGTATGTGAACATGCAGGAGCCTGAGATGGACATGAGGGCAGCAACTGACCGGGCAGCTCGCACCCTGCTGTGGACTGAGCTCATTCGAG GCCTGGGTATGACCCTGAGCTACCTGTTCCGGGAGCCAGCCACCATCAACTACCCATTTGAGAAGGGGCCGCTGAGCCCGCGCTTCCGAGGGGAGCATGCACTACGCCGTTACCCATCCGGGGAGGAGCGCTGCATTGCCTGCAAGCTCTGTGAGGCTATCTGCCCTGCACAG GCCATCACCATCGAGGCTGAGCCAAGGGCAGATGGTAGCCGCCGGACCACACGCTACGACATTGACATGACCAAGTGCATCTACTGTGGCTTCTGCCAGGAGGCCTGCCCCGTGGACGCCATCGTTGAG GGCCCCAACTTTGAGTTCTCAACGGAGACACATGAGGAGCTGCTGTACAACAAGGAGAAGCTGCTCAACAATGGGGACAAGTGGGAAGCCGAGATCGCCGCCAACATCCAGGCTGACTACCTGTACCGGTGA